The window CaacttttatttatgatttaccTTATGCCTATATATCTCTGCTGATGTTTTTCGCTATTTTATGCTCAATATCAATTCAAATTTCTTATAAATGTAGCCTGGTGATTTGGAAAAAGCTCAACTTGGACTAGCTCACAGTTACAGTAGAGCAAAGGTGAAGTTCAATGTTAACCGGGTGGATAACATGGTTATTCAAGCTATTTTCCTACTTGACACGCTTGATAAGGATGTCAATTCCTTTGCTATGAGAGTCAGGTTTGTTTTGCCTTTAAGATTATGTCTTGCTGTTTGTTTACCGTGAGAGAAAATGGTTTCTGAGAGCAGTATATGTAATGTTTTTGCAGAGAATGGTACTCGTGGCACTTCCCTGAACTTGTCAAGATAGTCAATGATAACTACCTTTATGCCCGAGTTTCAAAGATTATCGAGGACAAGTCGAAGTTGTCTGAAGAGCACATCCCAATGCTTACTGAAGTCTTGGGGGATGAAGATAAGGCAAGAGAGGTTGTTGAAGCTGGAAAAGCATCCATGGGTAAGAAGAAACTGGTGGAGCTTGTTTAACTATTTCTTACAATGTATCTATTAGTTCTCTTGTTCTAAGACATTGTTTGTTTTCCCTATCTGAAGGCCAGGATTTATCACCCGTTGATCTGATCAACGTCCAGACCTTTGCTCAGAGAGTTATGGACCTCGCAGATTACAGGAAGAAGCTCCATGATTATCTTGTTACTAAAATGAGCGACATTGCTCCAAATTTGGCAGCCTTGATCGGAGAGATGGTAGGTGCTAGGTTGATTTCACATGCAGGAAGTCTTACAAATCTTGCCAAGTGCCCATCTTCAACTCTTCAGATTCTCGGTGCTGAGAAGGCACTTTTCAGGTGCATTTGAAGCCTTGTTTCTGTTATGAAGGTTCAATTTAACTGCAGTGACTGACTTTTGTGTAAATTTCAGGGCGCTGAAAACACGTGGAAACACACCCAAATATGGTCTAATATTCCATTCGTCATTCATCGGGCGTGCATCTGCCAAAAACAAGGGCCGTATTGCTCGTTACCTTGCAAACAAGTGTTCCATTGCTTCCCGGATTGATTGTTTCGCTGGTAAAAATCTAGACTCCCCTGAATAAGAAAGAGATGTTGGAATATAGTGAGATAATGCATTGCTGTTAACTATAAAACTGTTGCGGTGTCGTATACAGATAGCAGCACTACAGCTTTCGGTGAGAAACTAAGGGAACAAGTGGAGGAACGACTTGACTTTTATGACAAAGGTGTTGCCCCACGTAAGAATGTTGACGTAATGAAAGAAGTGCTGGAAAATCTTGAGAAGAAAGGTACAACTTATGACTCTCTCTCTAATGACCCAACAAAGCTGTCTGATCTTTTGAGGTAAACGGTTTTGTTTGATGggttgttctctttttttctagACGAGGGAGAAGAAACTGTAAAAGAAGTctcagagaagaaaaagaagagaaagacagaggagaaggaagaggagaaatcaaagaaaaagaagaagaaaagcaaagcaGTAGAAGAAGAGGAGTTGACAACAACAGATAATGGTGacagcaagaagaagaagaagaagaaaaccaagtCACAAGATGATGAATAAACAAACCAGTCTCAGTAGTATTGCActagtttttagttttctttcttcccaCATAGCTTTTGATTACTAATTTACTACTATTGTGCCTGTCTTAAACTAGTTCTTTTTCCCCACATGGCTctgttttttactttaaaacaaCTTTTAAACATGGAGAAATTATATATCAGATTTTCAACTATTAATTAAGCTGGCAAAAGAACAAGGTtggttattattaattttcaggTCAAATAGAAAATCAAAACCTTGAAACGGATCTTTGTAAATGTGGACTAAAGAAAGTAAACACTACGGATAAGGATTGAATTAGATGAATCAAACATGTTCTTTATTATTAtctgaaacaaaactaaaattgcAGAAACCAGAGAGTTCTGCTGTGACTCATTCATTACAAATGCGAAATCAAAAGAGGATAATAAGAGAATCTTTAATCGCATAGAATGAGTCTAATCATGGCGAGAACCAAACacgaaacagagaagaagaagagcgttACAAAATCCCTAGCAGACCATTTCCTCACAGGCTTCGACTCAACTCTCAAACTCTTCGCTCTACGAAGAGCGTCCACTTCCTTAAGCAAATCAAATTCGAtacctttcttcttcaactcctcAACGCACTTGCGCAGAAGCTTCGCATCTTCTTTCTCCCTCTCCAACAGCTTCTCAAGATGAGATTCCACTTCAGATTTGTACCGTACCGCCCAAATGATCCCCAACGAAGACAAGAGAGCGCAGAGTGAAGGGATCCACGATCTTTTACAGGCACTGGAAGCAGCATCGacggatgaagaagaagaagcgtggAAGAGGAGTAACAGAGAAATGGagtggaagagaaagaagaagatgtaaagCTGAGTGATTTCTCTACGAACAGAGTCGATCTGAGATTCTTTGTGGGAGACGCGGCTGAGGatgagctcttcttcttttaaccaTTGTTTCAGGAGAAGCTTGTGTGTTGGTGTATCTGCGATCTGGTGTAGAGGATGTCTCGTCTTCGCCTCCATGATCGTTCTCTGATCTGACGCCATTGATGTGATATAGAAAAACAGAGATAGAGAAATGTACTAAAGTTGTGTGATTCGCTGAGGAAAAGATATGTGGATTTTATTAATAACGTCAAGGCTCTTTCGTAACGGCTCTTTTgggttttacttttaaaatttgtgtgAATTTACAGATATGTCCTGAGCGCCTCTAACGGTCGTTAAAATACAGCTCGACTTGGCACCGCCACCGTCGCACTTTCTTAAACTGGCCCGCATTAGGCCCATTAATGGCCCATAATAACAGAAAAACATAAAGACGTCTACCACTCACGTTATATTGGTGTTTAACTAACGCTTGAACCACGTGTCATCTCCGAACGTTACGAAATCGGAACAGCACTTAAGGAGAACGTAGACAATGGTGGTGTGGTGATGATTCACACTTACCTACAAAAAAGTGAGAAGAgcaataaaacataacaaaaaaatggctTTGCTTgcaaaacttcttcttctaaccACACTTGTAACAACAATATCAGTAATCACCAGAGCCGATGAAGAGCTAATGATGCAACAATGTCACAACTCTGACAGTCCCACCTTGTGTCTTCGCTGTCTAAGCTCCGACCCCGCTTCTCCTAAAGCCGACAAATTCGGACTGGCTCGAATCATCCTCAGATGCATCAACTCTCACCTCCTCACCCTAACCAAGAATGCTTCCACTTTGGGCTCCCAGCATTACTACCGAAATCCCAAGGCTGCAGCAGCGTTGAAGCAGTGCGGTTTGAGTTTCTCGACGGCTAAGCGTGGCGTGGGAGAGGCCGACGCTCATTTGTCAGTCGGAGATTACGACAAGGCTGCGTCTGACGTTAGCGTGAAGGTGGTGGATCCTCCGTTTTCATGCAAAACCGATCTCAAGACACTCAACATCCAAGTGCCCTCAAGTTTCCGTTACCATATGGAGGTCTACTTGGCGTTGACTCAAGCTCTCCTCAGGATCGTTGATCGCTTCTAGATAGTTTATGTTTCTCCAGCAAGTCATTGTCTTATCCTTATATTATCAGAGTCTTTAATTATGTCTAGGcctcaaaattaaaatccaaatttgattgTTCGTGTTAAGAAGCTAAAAACAAAGCAGCTGATATTTTTATATGgttctgttatatatatatttttttgcactGATATAAGCTTCATTAATCCTAGACTCCTAGTCAATGGGTCAAACCTCTCGAGAATACTCCAAATATGCctgaaaaacaataaaaaagctAAGTGGAAGTTTTGTATGGAAATTGGTGTCTacagtgttttttaaaaaaaaatacatagatGAATCAAGCTAGGAATTAGATCTTAACATCAAGATAGTCATAATCCTCACAGAGTATAAAACAGAACTTATAAGTTGTTtgagaacaaaatcatttcaagCCACATATTGCCGGAGATGAAGGATTGAAATGTTTATTTACCTACTCTGtttaaagaaacagagtttcTAAGTTCCAAGAGCCAAATAAGAAATTCATCATTTAGTTAGttattctcttttcttcatttatCTTTGGTTATGGTTCAATTTCTTTTAGAACTGAATGAGAAATTTAACAGAAAACTTGGTATTCTGTTCTCTAGGATAAAAGATAGATAATGTTTAGGCAGCAACTCGAGCCCGGTTGCCTAAGCATGCAGAACAAAATCAGGACAGATCTTCTCTTTTTGGGCAGCATATACAATAGTAAATGTAACTATGTGAGGGAAAGAACACTCTTGTAAAGTGGATTAAATTTTATGTGAAATAgttgaaaaaaaaggaaaaaaaaaactttctaactttttttttgttcttcaaggaAACAGCTACATGCCTAAAAGATTCATTCCTCAGGCAACATGCACCAATAACAATAGCCAAACACAACTTGCAACAATTGGCAATTGCACGTtaagctttcttcttttcttttcttctcatttcaTCTTAATCTTACATCTCTCAGAATTCTTCCCataaaaacccttttttttttttgcttccacaacaaaaacataaaaaaaaaaaaagggttgaaATTTGTGACAGTTTATAGTACATTTTTTAAGAGTTACAGTTAGACTGTATCGATCAGTCTTTTTGAGAAGAATGAATGCTTCTTTCAAAGTGTAGGATAACTAAAGGTAGGAATCTTTTctgataacaaataaaagatCGAACTAAGATATCAGTTTCGCTTTAGCTTAACAGAACACATGAGAGTAAGATTTCCAAGAACaacttttttaagtttgaacGAAAAGCAACCAAAAgctcaaaaattatatataaacaattcaGTAAAAAAAGGTATTAGTACTTTGAAGGGCAACACGACGCAGAGTTTCAGATATTGATAATTCACTGCTGTTAGAGATAGCTGATGAATTTCTTTTTGGAAGAGCATAATGAAATCCACAAATAGAATAAGATCGGATAGTAGATTTCGAAATAAATGATATTCTATTCTTATGCATGTATGCATGGCAATttcgtaacttttttttttttttttttttttttaatttgttaataatTAATACCCAATTTTCATGTTGATTTTTTTACAATAGATGAGAGTTAACTGGCATGTTATATATGATGTAATGTTTAAGATATTTTGGaagatcttctttttttctcataaaatatttcattgtCTAGTCCATGAGACCGAGTTTCAAGTTTAGCAGATCATGGACAGAGAATCTAATATTATGAAGTTGTACAACTTCACAGAAAACAagataaaggaaagaaaaacatGTCTCACTTTAGTCTTTGAATGCATATTCAGTCATGTCATGACCCATCCATCATCTTTCTTCGAATCTCCTATCTCACAGAACATGTTTTGAGGCAGCCATCAGTATTTGATATATACGCTTATGATCTCGTATCAGTCCCACTAgccatatttgattttttagcaTTGTCttcattttttcaaaacaaattaaccaATTCGTGGTGATTTAGaggttaaaaaaatgttatatatacaaCTTAAGTAATTTGAATCATGGCAAGAATCTTCACAGATCCCAGAGATTACCGACGTTGGtggttatatacttatatattagaaGCATTGCCGACTAAAGTTTAGATATCAAATCTTGTATAATACGCATACATGGTTGTCACACTATTATTAATTCTACTTCTGCAGGGCATATCAATTGGACTGTGGAAAGATGGGTAAATAGGCACAAACCTAAGTTCGTAGACAATATCGTAAATATTTATAGGTAGATTCATTCAAGTCGTAGGGGCTGTTTTGCACATAAGagtaattaataaactaaaatgatgcaaaatatTGGAAGAACATGTGTTAAGATTCTGGGGCTAGGCGTAGGGTTTCTCTTTACGTAGTTTTCATAGCGTGAGTATTTGTGTACGGCCCTTTGAAAAAAAACGCGAAAACatttattctcatttttataaattctcttttttctgtttaatgAAAAAAGACGAGACAAGAACATTGGCAACTGAGGACAACTGGTGTGGCTTAAATTAGATATCTAATTATTCGCGTGTGCTCCATATATTATCTAACGTATCACCATTCGACAAATGTATCTTAGTATATATCAAAGTTTTATATTCGATTAGTGAAGctgtttataattttcatattatagcTAGTAGTTACAATTTTACCATTTGTTACAACAAATCTTCGAATCAAACAATAGCACCGGGAactgaatatataaaaatctccATCTCAACTGATAA is drawn from Camelina sativa cultivar DH55 chromosome 1, Cs, whole genome shotgun sequence and contains these coding sequences:
- the LOC104777067 gene encoding nucleolar protein 56; the encoded protein is MALYLLSESPSGFGLWEAHGIDEIGQNTEAVRSSVSDLSRFGRVVQLTAFQPFQSALDALSQANAVSEGYMSDELRSFLELNLPKVKEGKKPKFSLGVAEPKIGSCIFEATNIPCQSNEFIHELLRGVRQHFDRFIKDLKPGDLEKAQLGLAHSYSRAKVKFNVNRVDNMVIQAIFLLDTLDKDVNSFAMRVREWYSWHFPELVKIVNDNYLYARVSKIIEDKSKLSEEHIPMLTEVLGDEDKAREVVEAGKASMGQDLSPVDLINVQTFAQRVMDLADYRKKLHDYLVTKMSDIAPNLAALIGEMVGARLISHAGSLTNLAKCPSSTLQILGAEKALFRALKTRGNTPKYGLIFHSSFIGRASAKNKGRIARYLANKCSIASRIDCFADSSTTAFGEKLREQVEERLDFYDKGVAPRKNVDVMKEVLENLEKKDEGEETVKEVSEKKKKRKTEEKEEEKSKKKKKKSKAVEEEELTTTDNGDSKKKKKKKTKSQDDE
- the LOC104777077 gene encoding uncharacterized protein LOC104777077, with product MASDQRTIMEAKTRHPLHQIADTPTHKLLLKQWLKEEELILSRVSHKESQIDSVRREITQLYIFFFLFHSISLLLLFHASSSSSVDAASSACKRSWIPSLCALLSSLGIIWAVRYKSEVESHLEKLLEREKEDAKLLRKCVEELKKKGIEFDLLKEVDALRRAKSLRVESKPVRKWSARDFVTLFFFSVSCLVLAMIRLILCD
- the LOC104777086 gene encoding uncharacterized protein LOC104777086, which translates into the protein MALLAKLLLLTTLVTTISVITRADEELMMQQCHNSDSPTLCLRCLSSDPASPKADKFGLARIILRCINSHLLTLTKNASTLGSQHYYRNPKAAAALKQCGLSFSTAKRGVGEADAHLSVGDYDKAASDVSVKVVDPPFSCKTDLKTLNIQVPSSFRYHMEVYLALTQALLRIVDRF